One Ricinus communis isolate WT05 ecotype wild-type chromosome 2, ASM1957865v1, whole genome shotgun sequence DNA segment encodes these proteins:
- the LOC8263022 gene encoding heavy metal-associated isoprenylated plant protein 24, with translation MGVAGTVEYLSDLLSSVKKRKKKKQIQTVALKIRMDCEGCARKVKNVLSGVKGAKSVDIDLKQQKATVTGYVEPKKVLKAAQSTKKKVEMWPYVPYTLVANPYVSQAYDKKAPANHVRAVPVTATITESTVDDRYTNMFSDENPNACSIM, from the exons ATGGGAGTTGCAGGCACTGTGGAATACTTATCTGACTTACTAAGCAGTGTCAAAAAAcgcaagaaaaagaagcaaattcaAACTGTAGCACTCAAAATCAGAATGGACTGTGAAGGCTGTGCCCGTAAAGTCAAGAATGTCCTCTCCGGCGTtaaag gagCTAAATCAGTGGATATAGACTTGAAGCAGCAGAAGGCGACGGTGACTGGTTATGTAGAAccaaaaaaagtattaaaggCAGCTcaatcaacaaaaaagaagGTAGAGATGTGGCCTTATGTCCCTTACACTTTAGTAGCAAATCCATATGTTTCTCAGGCTTATGACAAGAAAGCACCTGCAAATCATGTCAGAGCTGTTCCAGTCACCGCCACCATCACCGAATCCACCGTAGACGATCGGTATACGAACATGTTCAGTGATGAAAACCCAAATGCTTGCTCCATCATGTAG
- the LOC8263021 gene encoding aspartic proteinase-like protein 1, which translates to MAHRELLFVICFCFLSNHSIGLTFSSKLIHRFSEEAKSLLISGNDNVSSQTWPNKNSFQYLQLLLDNDLKRQKMNLGAQNQLLFPSLGSHTFFYGNDLDWLHYTWIDIGTPNVSFLVALDAGSDLSWVPCDCIQCAPLSASLYKPLDRDLSEYRPSLSTTSRHLSCNHQLCELGSHCKNLKDPCPYIADYADPNTSSSGFLVEDILHLASVSDDSNSTQKRVQASVILGCGRKQTGGYLDGAAPDGVMGLGPGSISVPSLLAKAGLIRKSFSLCFDVNGSGTILFGDQGHTSQKSTPLLPTQGNYDAYLIEVESYCVGNSCLKQSGFKALVDSGASFTYLPIDVYNKIVLEFDKQVNAQRISSQGGPWNYCYNTSSKQLDNVPAMRLSFLMNQSLLIHNSTYYVPQNQEFAVFCLTLQPTDLNYGIIGQNYMTGYRVVFDMENLKLGWSSSNCKDISDETEVTLAPSPNDQSPNPLPTNEQQSVPNKRGVAPAVAGRTSSKHSVASQHIPCLLHVLSSLLLLLLVCFVLPS; encoded by the exons ATGGCTCATCGTGAGCTCTTGTTTGTTATCTGCTTTTGTTTTCTGTCTAATCATTCTATTGGGCTTACATTCTCTTCGAAGCTCATACATCGTTTCTCGGAGGAAGCCAAATCGCTTTTGATTTCAGGAAATGATAATGTAAGCAGCCAAACATGGCCTAATAAGAACAGTTTTCAGTATTTACAGTTATTACTTGATAACGACCTGAAACGCCAGAAAATGAATCTTGGCGCTCAGAATCAATTGCTGTTTCCTTCTCTTGGAAGCCACACTTTCTTCTACGGCAACGATCTTGACTG GTTACACTACACATGGATTGACATAGGAACACCGAACGTGTCATTTCTAGTAGCTTTGGATGCTGGTAGTGATTTATCGTGGGTCCCATGTGATTGCATACAATGTGCTCCTTTGTCTGCAAGTCTCTACAAACCTTTG GATAGAGATTTGAGCGAGTATAGACCATCTTTATCAACTACAAGCAGACATCTTTCATGCAATCACCAGCTTTGTGAATTAGGTTCTCATTGCAAAAATCTCAAAGACCCTTGTCCTTACATTGCTGACTATGCTGATCCTAATACTTCAAGTTCTGGGTTTTTGGTTGAAGACATATTGCATTTGGCTTCAGTTAGTGATGATTCAAATTCAACACAAAAAAGAGTGCAAGCCTCTGTTATTTTAGG CTGCGGTAGGAAACAAACTGGTGGTTATTTGGATGGAGCTGCTCCTGATGGTGTTATGGGTCTTGGACCTGGAAGTATTTCTGTTCCAAGTTTGCTTGCAAAAGCTGGATTGATTAGGAAGTCTTTTTCTCTCTGTTTTGATGTCAATGGTTCTGGGACAATTCTGTTCGGTGACCAAGGACATACATCCCAAAAATCAACACCGTTATTGCCTACACAAGGGAACTA TGATGCTTATCTTATCGAGGTGGAGTCCTATTGCGTTGGTAATTCTTGTCTTAAGCAATCTGGATTCAAAGCATTGGTTGACAGTGGTGCATCTTTCACATATCTTCCAATTGATGTCTATAATAAGATTGTGTTGGAG TTTGATAAACAAGTGAATGCCCAAAGAATCAGCTCCCAGGGAGGCCCATGGAACTACTGTTATAACACTAG TTCAAAGCAGTTGGATAATGTTCCTGCCATGCGACTTTCATTCCTTATGAACCAAAGTCTTCTAATTCATAATTCCACATATTATGTTCCGCAGAATCAG GAATTCGCTGTATTCTGTCTAACACTGCAGCCAACTGATTTAAACTATGGTATTATTGGAC AGAACTACATGACAGGTTATCGTGTAGTTTTTGATATGGAGAATTTGAAATTGGGTTGGTCCAGTTCCAATT GTAAAGATATAAGTGATGAAACAGAAGTGACTCTTGCACCATCTCCGAATGATCAATCACCAAACCCATTACCAACCAATGAGCAGCAGAGCGTCCCCAATAAACGGGGAGTTGCACCTGCCGTCGCGGGAAGGACTTCCTCTAAACACTCCGTGGCATCCCAGCATATTCCCTGCCTGCTCCATGTACTAAGTTCATTGCTATTGCTACTGCTTGTGTGTTTTGTTTTACCTAGCTAA